One window of Medicago truncatula cultivar Jemalong A17 chromosome 2, MtrunA17r5.0-ANR, whole genome shotgun sequence genomic DNA carries:
- the LOC25488114 gene encoding uncharacterized protein, with amino-acid sequence MRLMSGGRKKQLENPQYGKFRQKGLPFYIELTTLFKDMVDTRQVALVPSSGIPPNGTDENNNVHRLCFESGGIDIEEGYGDTDLLEGAIAGVGAYFQDINFSTSRGNVSDTCSMKRRRVGSFDRTEKKKNIKVSDAERIADALSRIASVCESRTAAMKALIVPATSIPEVIAELNCIEVIGIDLDWHSRCCQLMLFKPAREMFVALQGLGNEQSLLNWLKYAAYTPLPFMKEVDWSMF; translated from the exons ATGCGCCTGATGAGTGGTGGGAGAAAAAAACAACTG GAAAATCCACAGTATGGAAAGTTTAGGCAAAAGGGACTTCCATTTTACATTGAATTAACTACTTTGTTCAAGGATATGGTTGATACTAGACAGGTTGCATTGGTACCCTCTTCTGGGATACCACCTAATGGCACAGATGAAAATAACAATGTGCATCGCCTATGCTTTGAGAGTGGTGGTATAGATATCGAGGAAGGATACGGGGATACCGATTTATTGGAAGGTGCTATTGCTGGAGTTGGTGCTTATTTTCAAGATATAAATTTTAGCACATCCCGTGGAAATGTTAGTGATACATGTAGCATGAAGAGGCGAAGGGTTGGATCTTTTGATAGAactgagaagaaaaaaaatatcaaggtTTCTGATGCAGAAAGGATAGCTGATGCATTGAGTAGAATTGCATCCGTGTGTGAGTCGCGCACAGCTGCTATGAAGGCACTGATAGTACCTGCGACATCTATTCCTGAAGTGATCGCTGAGCTTAATTGCATAGAGGTCATTGGGATCGATCTTGATTGGCATTCCCGATGTTGTCAACTGATGTTGTTTAAGCCTGCGAGGGAAATGTTTGTAGCATTACAAGGACTGGGAAATGAGCAAAGCTTGTTGaattggcttaaatatgcagCATATACACCTCTGCCATTTATGAAAGAAGTAGATTGGTCAATgttttaa
- the LOC25488116 gene encoding chaperone protein dnaJ 49, giving the protein MEGNKDEALRCIQIAEEAISSGNKSRALKFIKIAQRLNHDLPLDSLFAKCEHLDSQSTASSSGVGASPAKDRPGRINKNDGLNGEKNYTEENVKLIREIKGKSDYYSILGLEKSCSVEEIRKAYRKLSLKVHPDKNKAPGSEDAFKKVSKAFKCLSDDGTRRDYDQGGLVDEFDSGYGQNHSFRRRRRRAATSHDIFEDEFDPDEIFRAFFGQSDVFGGRRNHVYRTHGGGGMGHHHHHQRPEVQGGGGHHLMLLIQLLPLLIIVLLAYLPFSEPEYSLHKNQSYQIRKVTEDYGVEFFVKSQAFDVNYPIGSLARETIEDTVIKDYRNMLRRYCQLEIQRRTWNRHLPIPHCDKLKNFGVVA; this is encoded by the coding sequence ATGGAAGGTAACAAAGACGAAGCTTTACGATGCATTCAAATCGCAGAAGAAGCAATCTCATCAGGTAACAAATCTCGCGCtctcaaattcatcaaaatcgcTCAACGCCTCAACCACGATTTACCACTCGATTCCCTCTTCGCCAAATGCGAACACCTTGATTCTCAGTCCACCGCTTCTTCATCCGGCGTCGGTGCATCGCCGGCGAAGGATAGACCAGGAAGAATCAACAAAAACGATGGATTGAATGGTGAGAAGAATTACACGGAGGAGAATGTTAAGTTGATTAGGGAAATTAAAGGGAAAAGTGATTATTATTCGATTTTAGGGTTAGAGAAGAGTTGTTCTGTTGAAGAGATTAGGAAAGCTTATAGGAAATTGTCTTTGAAAGTTCATCCTGATAAGAATAAAGCACCGGGTTCCGAAGATGCGTTTAAGAAAGTTTCTAAGGCTTTTAAGTGTTTGAGTGATGATGGGACTAGAAGGGATTATGATCAAGGAGGGTTAGTTGATGAATTTGATTCTGGTTATGGTCAGAATCATAGTTTTAGGAGAAGGAGGAGACGGGCTGCGACGAGTCATGATATTTTCGAAGATGAATTTGATCCCGATGAGATATTTAGAGCGTTCTTTGGTCAATCGGATGTGTTTGGGGGGAGGAGGAATCATGTTTATAGGACACATGGCGGTGGTGGAATgggtcatcatcatcatcatcagagaCCTGAGGTTCAGGGTGGAGGAGGACATCATCTTATGTTGTTGATTCAGCTTCTGCCGTTGTTGATTATTGTTTTGCTTGCTTACTTGCCCTTTTCGGAGCCTGAATATTCGTTGCACAAGAATCAGTCCTACCAGATTCGGAAGGTTACTGAGGATTATGGGGTTGAGTTTTTCGTGAAATCTCAGGCGTTTGACGTTAATTATCCGATTGGAAGTTTGGCTCGCGAGACCATTGAGGATACTGTTATTAAGGATTATAGGAATATGCTTCGTCGTTATTGTCAACTGGAGATTCAGAGGCGTACTTGGAATAGGCATTTGCCTATTCCTCACTGTGATAAGCTAAAAAACTTTGGCGTTGTAGCTTGA
- the LOC25488117 gene encoding chaperone protein dnaJ 49 translates to MEGNKDEALRCIQIAEEAISSGNKSRALKFIKIAQRLNRDLPLDSLLAKCERLKSQSSASSTRGSNPPPLPKVPAKERPVRIMKENGLKGEKNYMEKNVNLIREILWEDDYYMILGLEKSCSIEEIRKAYKKLSLKVHPDKNKAPGSEDAFKKVSNAFQCLSDDGSRKEYDRGVWVNEDDDLNFYNKNHSYKRNECDHDDLNYDQKHSFGRRDDTCEDEFDPDDDIFNFEL, encoded by the coding sequence ATGGAAGGTAACAAAGACGAAGCATTGCGATGCATCCAAATCGCAGAAGAAGCAATCTCATCAGGTAACAAATCTCGCGCTCTCAAATTCATCAAGATCGCTCAGCGCCTCAACCGCGATCTACCTCTTGATTCCTTGTTAGCCAAATGCGAACGACTCAAATCACAGTCTTCTGCTTCTTCCACAAGAGGCTCTAACCCACCACCCTTGCCTAAGGTGCCTGCGAAGGAAAGGCCGGTAAGAATCATGAAAGAGAATGGTTTGAAAGGTGAAAAGAATTACATGGAAAAGAATGTTAATTTGATTAGAGAAATTTTATGGGAAGATGATTACTATATGATTTTAGGGTTAGAGAAGAGTTGTTCTATTGAAGAGATTAGAAAAGCTTATAAGAAATTATCTTTGAAAGTTCATCCTGATAAGAATAAAGCACCGGGTTCGGAAGACGCATTTAAGAAAGTTTCTAATGCTTTTCAGTGTTTGAGTGATGATGGTTCAAGAAAAGAGTATGATCGTGGTGTTTGGGttaatgaagatgatgatttgAACTTTTATAATAAGAATCATAGTTATAAGAGAAATGAATGTGATCATGATGATTTGAATTATGATCAGAAGCATAGTTTTGGGAGGAGGGATGATACTTGCGAAGATGAATTTGATCCAGATGATGATATATTTAACTTTGAATTATGA
- the LOC25488118 gene encoding condensin-2 complex subunit D3 has translation MDDETISRIVTEISDLRETHHTENPQPLSEQSLSSLQTLLNHSQPLDPLYDAVSPSHLIPPIATAMDSSPPPHSLLASHVFLSFLLSPNAPVFTLFTPLSFLSFLRSLRRAFKNTNPNPNNNAQQIRKRRRNSKNKKNVQNDDDEPNSPNSVQKVDVRVLISLFEKLVSVMGLIHLDRFPESLKSLIQTISEVPLTAIESCNEVQYGRLVGLCSKILKEVLKPEHGEVSETAAEVLKAISPFVVMPKSQVRSFAVGFVISLSRDSDGVRKALVNFPRYLANKAPDKADPRALAVDFIMEVVRVMAVGDQIEFVKYVVKMSQGKTNLRLLAVDLILNLVTLLKDPLGVNSTDEEEGNVAWGIWCLEALVKRCSDVSATIRGRAMSTLAQVVGFLSGSEKASVVLKEFMGFGDGNVAGVGGKGINEMLRRRCVDEKAVVRKAALLFVTNLTALLGGAIDEVVLKTMGMACSDSLLSIRKAAAAALSEAFRTFSAETVTTEWLHSVPRQIADNETSIQEECENLFQELVLDRISRTAAATSSYIEPASSIKKKGKGLDNKMDMPVPQGILYLLREICNGEVSPWVKKICTNLGKKKRLNHKIVTALQNIIKVSESIWLNHSKPIEKWTAPQGAWFLLSEVSVFLPKAVDWEFLHHHWQLLDKHKVKGEFRSPVVQINAFEGDESIECNNVAWASDRVFLLQTISNVSVELPTDPAADLAHNLLKRVEKFNMHATEVDAHVKALKTLCKRKASDAATEEAIVLKWVHQVLSRASQIIETFISDNSEQNAETDFFTPPRSGPSKGRKSGRKRKSLSKAITAIYTIGSLIIVCPSADMSAIIPLLHTIITSGNSDPKLNKLLGPATSLQQESPSFYIQGWLTMGKLCLADGKLAKNYIPLFVQELEKADSAALRNNIVVTMADFCVRYTALIDCYITKITRCLLDPCELVRRQTFILLSRLLQRDYVKWRGVLFLRFLLSLVDESEKIRQLADFLFGNILKVKAPLLAYNSFVEAVFVLNDCRAHNGHRESNESRTESQLFSIRGADEKSRSRRMHIYVSLLKQMAPEHLLATFAKLCAEILAAASDGMLNIEDATGQSVLQDTFQILCCKEIRIQSTRVSSESADIEEEGGENGSSTRKAITQAVKKGLIQNTIPIFIELKRLLETKNSPLIGSLMECLRILLKDYKNEIDDILVADKQLQKELIYDMQKYEAAKAKATVAEAVASKPKSAANQSPDVSKNLAKEQEQTHEQNEDSDKPPSDSKIASARADAAAAATARSLLKEINKGTSTPQLSSLNVPKVKSFTGGCVSRGDKRLDVLKSVQKKHSFDSDEEN, from the exons ATGGACGACGAAACAATCTCCCGCATCGTAACAGAAATCTCCGACCTCCGCGAAACCCACCACACCGAAAATCCACAACCACTCTCCGAACAATCCCTCTCTTCTCTCCAAACCCTCCTCAACCATTCCCAACCTTTAGACCCACTCTACGACGCCGTTTCACCTTCCCACCTAATTCCCCCAATCGCCACCGCAATGGATTCATCTCCACCACCTCACTCTCTCCTCGCTTCTCACGTCTTCCTCTCCTTCCTCCTCTCCCCAAACGCCCCCGTTTTCACTCTCTTCACTCCTCTCTCCTTTCTCTCATTCCTTCGCTCCCTCCGTCGTGCTTTCAAAAACactaaccctaaccctaataACAACGCTCAGCAGATTCGGAAGCGGAGACGGAACtccaaaaacaagaaaaatgttcAAAATGACGATGATGAACCTAATTCGCCGAATTCAGtacagaaagttgatgttagGGTTTTGATTTCGCTGTTTGAGAAATTAGTTAGTGTTATGGGTTTAATTCATCTTGATCGGTTTCCCGAGAGTTTGAAATCGTTGATTCAAACGATTTCTGAGGTTCCGTTGACTGCGATTGAATCGTGTAATGAGGTTCAGTATGGTAGATTGGTTGGTTTGTGTTCGAAGATTTTGAAAGAGGTCTTGAAACCGGAGCATGGGGAGGTTTCGGAGACGGCTGCTGAGGTTTTAAAGGCCATTTCGCCTTTTGTTGTAATGCCGAAGTCTCAGGTTAGGAGTTTTGCTGTTGGTTTTGTGATTAGTTTGAGTAGGGATTCGGATGGTGTGAGGAAAGCGTTGGTTAATTTTCCGAGATATTTGGCGAATAAGGCGCCGGATAAAGCTGATCCGAGGGCGTTGGCGGTGGATTTTATAATGGAGGTTGTTAGGGTTATGGCAGTGGGGGATCAGATTGAGTTTGTGAAGTATGTTGTGAAGATGAGTCAAGGGAAAACCAATTTAAGGCTTTTGGCGGTTGATCTTATTTTGAATCTTGTGACGTTGTTGAAGGATCCTTTAGGGGTGAATTCGACGGATGAGGAAGAAGGGAATGTGGCGTGGGGGATTTGGTGTTTGGAGGCATTGGTGAAGCGTTGTTCGGATGTTAGTGCTACGATTCGCGGGCGAGCGATGTCGACTCTGGCGCAGGTTGTTGGGTTTTTATCAGGTAGTGAAAAGGCTAGTGTGGTTTTGAAAGAGTTTATGGGTTTTGGTGATGGAAATGTTGCGGGTGTGGGAGGAAAGGGAATCAATGAGATGCTTAGGAGAAGGTGTGTGGATGAGAAGGCTGTTGTGAGAAAAGCAGCTCTTTTGTTTGTTACTAATTTGACTGCTCTACTTGGAGGTGCTATTGATGAAGTGGTGCTGAAGACAATGGGAATGGCCTGTTCCGATTCACTTCTAAGCATTCGTAAAGCAGCTGCTGCAGCTCTTTCTGAG GCTTTCAGAACATTCTCAGCCGAAACGGTAACAACCGAGTGGCTACATTCAGTTCCTCGTCAAATAGCTGATAATGAAACTAGCATCCAAGAAGAATGTGAGAACTTGTTTCAAGAACTTGTTTTGGACCGAATATCTAGAACTGCAGCTGCCACCTCTTCATATATCGAACCTGCCTCTAGTATTAAAAAGAAAGGGAAAGGTTTAGACAACAAAATGGATATGCCTGTCCCCCAAGGAATTCTGTATCTCCTTAGAGAGATTTGCAATGGGGAGGTGAGTCCTTGGGTGAAAAAAATTTGCACAAACCTGGGCAAAAAGAAACGGTTGAATCACAAAATTGTTACGGCACTTCAGAATATAATTAAGGTGTCCGAGTCCATCTGGCTGAACCATAGCAAGCCAATAGAAAAGTGGACTGCCCCACAAGGCGCTTGGTTTCTTTTATCAGAGGTGTCAGTATTTCTTCCAAAAGCAGTGGACTGGGaatttcttcatcatcattgGCAGCTTCTTGACAAGCATAAAGTGAAAGGCGAGTTTAGAAGTCCAGTGGTACAAATAAATGCATTTGAGGGCGACGAAAGCATAGAATGCAATAATGTTGCCTGGGCTAGTGACCGAGTATTCCTCTTGCAAACAATCTCTAATGTTTCTGTCGAGCTGCCAACTGATCCTGCTGCTGATTTGGCTCATAACTTGCTCAAACGGGTTGAAAAATTCAACATGCATGCTACAGAG GTTGATGCTCATGTAAAAGCACTTAAAACATTGTGCAAGCGAAAAGCTTCAGATGCAGCAACAGAAGAAGCAATAGTCTTGAAATGGGTACACCAAGTTCTATCCAGAGCTTCTCAAATAATAGAAACTTTTATTTCAGATAATTCAGAGCAAAATGCAGAAACTGACTTCTTCACTCCACCTAGAAGTGGGCCAAGTAAAGGTCGGAAGTCAGGAAGAAAGCGCAAGTCATTGTCAAAAGCAATTACTGCTATTTATACAATTGGGTCTTTAATTATTGTTTGCCCGTCTGCTGATATGAGTGCTATAATTCCATTATTGCACACTATCATCACCTCTGGGAATTCTGACCCAAAATTAAATAAGCTACTCGGCCCTGCAACCTCTCTACAACAAGAATCTCCTTCTTTTTATATTCAAGGGTGGCTGACCATGGGCAAACTTTGTCTTGCTGATGGAAAGCTTGCAAAGAACTACATTCCTCTGTTTGTACAG GAGCTTGAAAAGGCCGACTCTGCAGCTCTTCGCAATAATATTGTGGTCACGATGGCAGACTTTTGTGTTCGGTACACTGCTCTTATTGATTG TTACATAACCAAGATCACAAGGTGTCTCTTAGATCCTTGTGAACTTGTGAGAAGGCAAACATTCATATTGCTATCGAGACTGTTGCAG AGGGATTACGTGAAGTGGAGAGGTGTTTTATTTCTTCGTTTCCTTTTGTCACTTGTTGATGAATCAGAAAAGATTAGGCAGTTAGCAGATTTTCTCTTTGGAAatattttgaaag TTAAGGCTCCTCTTTTAGCATATAATAGTTTTGTTGAggctgtttttgttttgaatgactGCCGTGCCCATAATGGACATCGTGAGTCCAACGAATCACGAACGGAAAGCCAACTTTTTTCCATCAG GGGTGCTGATGAAAAATCAAGGTCTAGAAGAATGCACATTTATGTTTCTCTACTAAAGCAAATGGCTCCCGAGCATCTTCTAGCAACCTTTGCCAAGTTATGTGCAGAAATTTTAGCTGCAGCTTCCGATGGTATGCTCAATATCGAAGATGCAACTGGACAGTCTGTTCTACAG GATacttttcaaattctttgcTGTAAAGAGATACGCATTCAATCTACTCGTGTATCATCTGAGTCAGCAGACatagaagaagaaggaggagaaaATGGATCTTCAACTAGAAAAGCTATAACTCAGGCAGTCAAGAAGGGCCTCATTCAAAACACTATACCCATCTTCATAGAGTTGAAACGTCTATTGGAAACCAAGAACAGTCCCCTCATAGGCTCTCTCATGGAATGCCTTCGGATCCTTCTCAAGGACTACAAGAATGAGATTGATGACATATTGGTTGCTGATAAACAGCTGCAGAAAGAGCTTATCTATGACATGCAGAAATATGAAGCTGCAAAAGCTAAAGCAACAGTTGCTGAGGCTGTAGCCTCCAAGCCAAAATCAGCTGCAAATCAATCACCTGACGTTTCTAAGAATCTGGCAAAGGAACAAGAACAAACACATGAACAAAATGAGGACAGTGACAAGCCCCCAAGTGATTCAAAAATTGCTTCAGCAAGGGCAGATGCTGCAGCTGCAGCAACAGCCCGTTCTTTGCTAAAGGAAATTAACAAGGGGACATCAACACCACAACTTAGTTCTTTGAACGTTCCCAAAGTCAAGTCTTTCACCGGTGGATGCGTATCTAGAGGTGATAAGCGCTTGGATGTCTTAAAATCTGTGCAGAAAAAACATTCTTTTGATTCTGATGAAGAGAACTAA
- the LOC25488119 gene encoding LOW QUALITY PROTEIN: probable pectinesterase 67 (The sequence of the model RefSeq protein was modified relative to this genomic sequence to represent the inferred CDS: substituted 2 bases at 2 genomic stop codons), which produces MKVLIFILVFVPYCALAFDVKTVIDSPMLAQKVGTNRTIKVDINGNGDFTSVQAAIDSIPKGNSNWVIVHIRKGVHEYKFDYYLIIKLIILSQKKLIIXFILITXREKVHIPKNKRYTFMRGNGRGKTAIVWSESSSNNIASATFKVEALDFIAFGISFKNDAPTGIAYTSQNQYVAAEKAAFYHCAFYSSHNTLFDYKGRHYYESCCYIQGSIDFIFGRGRTIFQVSSFSYLNCEIFVVDDKRIKIRGSITAANRENESEMSGFIFVKGKVYGIGGVYLGRAKGPYSRVIFAKTYLFKTVVPERMDQLEHLYHAEYKCHGPGATTQGRASWSRQLSDEEAAPFISIDYIDGKNWLPAWI; this is translated from the exons ATGAAAGTTCTCATTTTTATCTTGGTTTTTGTACCATATTGTGCTCTTGCCTTTGATGTAAAAACAGTCATAGACTCTCCTATGTTAGCGCAAAAGGTAGGAACTAATCGCACTATTAAAGTTGATATTAATGGAAATGGAGACTTTACATCAGTACAAGCTGCCATAGATTCAATTCCTAAAGGAAATTCTAATTGGGTCATCGTTCATATTAGAAAAGGAGTACACGAGTATAAATTcgattattatttgattatcAAGTTAATTATATTAAGTCAAAAGAAgttaattatatgatttattttaatcacgTGAAGAGAAAAAGTGCACATACCAAAGAATAAGCGTTATACATTCATGAGAGGAAATGGAAGAGGAAAAACTGCAATTGTTTGGTCCGAAAGCTCCTCTAACAACATAGCTTCTGCCACCTTCAAAGTTGAAGCCTTGGATTTCATTGCCTTTGGAATTAGCTTCAAG AATGATGCACCTACTGGGATAGCCTATACTTCACAAAATCAATATGTGGCAGCAGAAAAAGCAGCATTTTATCATTGTGCATTTTATAGTTCACACAACACGCTCTTTGATTACAAAGGAAGACATTACTACGAGTCTTGTTGTTACATTCAAGGTTCCATTGATTTCATATTTGGTCGTGGCAGAACCATCTTCCAAGTGAGTTCATTTTCTTATCTA AATTGTGAGATATTTGTGGTTGATGacaaaaggataaaaatccGTGGGTCAATTACAGCTGcaaatagagaaaatgaaagtgagaTGAGTGGATTTATATTTGTCAAAGGCAAAGTTTATGGCATTGGTGGTGTGTACTTAGGAAGGGCTAAAGGTCCTTATTCTAGGGTCATTTTTGCTAAGACATACCTCTTCAAAACCGTTGTTCCAGAAAGGATGGACCAATTGGA ACATCTTTACCATGCGGAGTATAAATGTCATGGACCTGGAGCCACAACACAGGGAAGAGCTTCTTGGTCAAGGCAGCTTAGTGATGAAGAAGCTGCTCCATTTATATCTATTGATTACATTGATGGCAAGAATTGGTTACCAGCTTGGATATAA